CACCTCCATGAACACAAGAGGTACATCTCGAGGGTGGAAGCAGGATggtcccccctccccccccagtgTCTGTCATCATCCCAAGCCATCATAACCCAAACCCTGCCCTGCATCCAACACAGACGTAGGTTGGCGATGCTCCAGTTGGGATAAAAGATGATATTTCAGCCCAGGATGGCAGAGAGAAGGCGGTAGGGGAttgaggggctgggggcagccatGGTCTCTGTTTtccctatgaaaaaaaaaaaaaaaaagaaggaaaaagttttaaaaagcacCTTAAACACCCAATTTTCCAACCACCACCATCAGCAGCAATGCAGGAAGTGGTCAGGGGGTGGGGAATGAGGCATTGGAGGTGCCATTGCATTGGGTAGGACGGACCCCTTGGCCCAGGGCTTTCAAAGCACGTGGGGTCAGGCATGAGTTACCTGTTGGGCTGGGGATGAAGCTCACTTCTCCGTCATCATCCTCACAAACTCCTCGTAGTTGACCTGCCCGTCATTGTTGCAATCTGCCTCCTTGATCATTTCGTCCACCTCCTCATCCGTCAGCTTCTCGCCCAGGTTGGTCATGACGTGCCGTAGCTCCGCCGCGCTGATGTAACCATTGCCGTCCTTATCAAAGACCCGGAAAGCTTCACGGATCTCCTCCTCGCTGTCCGAGTCCCTCATCTTCCTCGCCATCAACGACAGGAACTCGGGGAAATCAATGGTGCCGCTTCCATCCGCGTCCACCTCTCCCAccatctcctgcagctcctcggGGGTGGGGTTCTGCCCCAGCATGCGCATGACGGTGCCCAGCTCCTTTGTGGTGATGCAGCCATCGCCGTCCCGatcaaaaagggaaaaagcctCTTTGAATTCAGCGATCTGCTCCTCCGACAGCCGCTCGGCCATGGCGTCCCACGCTCTCCCCGCTCGCACGCGGCTTTGTTCCAGCACGCAGCGCTGGCGGGGAGGTGTGGATGGAGCCTCCTCCTTCCTGTTCTCCTGCTcctggaggaggagctggggcaCGCAGGAggtttcctgctctgtgctccttgCAGGTCcaggcagagcccagctgtGATGTGCTCCTTGTTCTCCTTGCTGATGGGAACCTGAGTCAGCCACGACACCTTGTCTGGGCTCCTGAGCCTCGTGGCCCCAGGGAGCTGACGTGGCCGTACATCAAGTGGGTTTTGTCATGAGGCTCACGCCCTGGTTAGTCAGGGGTTAACTGGGGGCTGAGGGAGGGTTAATATCCGTGACAAGTTGCTTCATTTCGTGCTGGTCTTTTACATCAGGGTGTTGAGAAGTTCATGATGACATGCTTCTTTGCCCACCTGTTCATCTGTGCATCCAGTCAACTgaccaaccatccacccatccatccatccacccatccctccatccctccatccatccatccctccatccttccatccctccatccatccatccatccatccatccatccatccatccatccatccattccattccatctccctccctccctccctccctccctccatccatccatccatccatccatccatccatccatccatccatccatccatccatccatccacccatccatcccccTCTTCTTCCTATGTCTCCATAATGGCCAGGTGACCTTCACCTGCTGAACCAAAGCACTAATGGGACCAGATGACCAAACTTCACAGCAGAATACAACCTGACTTTCTTGTCTACAAGAAAACACCACcacttttcccccctttttacCCCAGTGAGGACATAAAGCTGTGAGATTTGGATGAGATGtcaagaaacagaagcaaactaCGGGATAGGATGGGAATTGTGTTCTCCAGGTGGGATAGAGCTCCCACAGAGCCAGGTGGGAGGAGAGGGCTTAAGGAAAACCTCATCTGGAAAAAACCTGTTGGCATGTTCAGGCACTGCTGGGAGGAATGGGCTGAGCCGTGCTGGAAACCTGTCTGGCGAGAGGCACGGTGTGTTTCGGGGAGGGGAGCCCCTGGGAGCTCCTCTTGTGCAATGAGCTGCTCCCTGATTTTCCATCTGACTGCTTTCTCTTGGCTCTTCTGCTCCGGGATGAATCAAAACTGTTGTGAAAGAGCACCTGGGAGGATGGGAAGAAGAAGGGGGAGCTCGGTGAGAAGCAAACACCATCAGACAGTCTCCCCATCACCGTGGCCCGTTGCCTTCCCATTGACCACAGCCACTGGGAGAAGGTCAGCCCTTGATGTTGACCGCGCTTAACTGCACCCTCATTAGTTCGACGGGGTAATTAACCTCGTCAAACTGCCTTCTGGCCCATAAAACCCTGTGGTTTATGGTCGGGTCCTATTTATTGCATCTGGGAGGACAGGAAAGCAGCTCTGGTTTCCCTGGGTTGCGTCCAACCTGGGGCTCGAGGGGTCGACACTTTGATGGAGGAGGGAGATGAGGCCGGTGAGTGCGAGTGGCTCAAGTTAAAACCTCGTGAAGCATTTTCTCCTCCCGACGTCAGGCTGATCCAtgaaacagcaaacaacagcaacaaaacacaggCCCAAAAATGAGTGGGTTAAAAACAGCCAGACGGATTACGCTGTGCCGGTGTGGTTTGTAGCGCAAGCACAGATGTGTGCGGCAACGTCTGGGTTTGCATTTGCAGACGAGGCGGAGGGAAGGGGAGACTGAAGGGTTTtgtggaaagaagagaaagttgGAGGTGGGGAGTGAAAACTGCTCTGGCAAAGAACCTCCATGGGGCCCCTGCATGAGCCTGGGCGCAATGGGGCTGGTCCCACCTGTGGGGATGGAGAGAAACAAAGCCCAGGAGGGATTGTGTTGGGGTGCAAGGTGCAAAATAGGGTTTTGGGAAGGGTCTCTGGGGGTACGGTGTGGTTTGGGGACGCAGTGCTGCTCCAGGTCCCCCCTCTATCCTGGGGTGTATCCCactgctgtgtccccatgtcccttgGCAGCAAGGAAAGGAATGGCTCGGAGCCCAGAGCAGCAAGGAATGCCCGTGTTTAGTCTAATGCAGTCTGCACATCCAGCCTTGGGTTCAGCGCCATCGGGGAGAGGAACGGCTGGGACGTGCTGGGGGGAAATGAAGTCCTTGGCTGGTTGGCTGCGTGCCGCCTGCACGAAGACCAGACCGACGTTCTGATGTGCAGGAGGCTCAGCGGCCTCACTGCAGGATTTCCTGTCCTTTGAGGACGAGCCACGCGCACCCACAGCTCATAATGCcttattttctcctgcaaaaagagttgttgttttttttttttttctttccccccaacATCATTTATGCTCCTAAAGGCAGAGGGCTGAGCCCCTTCCAGCTCAAAACTTGCATTCAGTGGGTAAAAATGGTGCTGCAAACGCTGCCTTCTGGCACACAGCCCTGGGAGACCCAGGGGAGTCGGCGTGGAGCTGTGCCCATACGCTGCCATACACGGTCAGCCCCACAGTGCTTGGATAGGGAGTAGTTATCACCGCTGTTTCCTCCTACCCCAGAACGTACAGCAAgctctgcaggctctgcagTGAGTCACGGAGCTGTGCCCTGTTTTACAGCACCCACCCGTCGCACACGTAGGGCGGCGTCAGGCCGCGTGCAGGGCCATAAACCATTCGCTCattatttcagggaaaaaagggaagggttgtgacacagcacagccttcctcTGAATTCGGGGCCTGGAATGTCTTGGAGAGACTGGGGACAGGAGAAGTGTCAGCTGTGAGCTTATCTCCTCTGTATGAGCTCAGCCTTATAGCCCCGGCAGCATTATCGCGTCCCACCCAGGCAGCGACTCAGACAAGCAGGAGGCCATCAGGAATTTAATTGTACTTGGCACTTGAAACTGTACAAAGACATTCATTTACAGAGAACCGTGCGGGTTTGTGTCTGTGTGAACCCTCTTCCCATTTCCAACGTGACCCAACAGGCAGGACTTCACCATTGAGTCCTCAGGTTGGTGTCGTGGTGGTTGGTGTTGTGGGATCGCCTTCAGCCATGCCATAGAGACGATGTTTTGGCTTTGATCAGAGCTGTCACCGCTTTGTTTCCTCCAACACTTTGCAGCACAGGTTCCAAGCTGGCATCTCACGGGAATCTTTGGATCACTGTAGAACATGGCAATGCCTGCCGTTACGCGGCTATATACAGTCGCCATCTCTTTTGCCCTTAACTCATCAGCTTCAGCTGCTTGCTTTCCTCTAcgctttcttttctctatgcTCTCTACCACATGCAATATCCTCTTGGTCGCCTCCAACCCTGCCTCCCACGGGCAGTGAGAGGCGTTTCATTTGACAACACAACAATAAAGCTACTCTCGCTCCCTCTATTTCCCTCTATCtgctcttcttccctccccaaACCCTTTTGCAACGTGCCTAAAACCTTCCTACACCCCATTACAACCCAGTTCTGTGAGTGACGTGAGAAGCGATTTGTACATCTCTGAACAGGAAGGATTGAGGACTCGAAAGGAAATGCCAAGTCCAACAAGaatacaaaagtaaaaaaaaaaaggaagaaaaacaaagaaaaacgaaacaaaaaatACCCCCAAACCAACCCGAAACAAAacaactaattaaaaataaaaaaccaatTAAATACGTGGCAGGTTACGTGAGTGACGATGAGGAATGTACAAATGGACACTCAAAAATGAACAATTCCAGTAGGTAAGTTGAGAACCTGTTGAACTTGGGGTCTGTTTTCCTgcaagaagcaggaagaaaatggttGTTTCAGCTTTGGAACGTGCTTGTAGCACTGATGTGACCTCAAGGAGGGACTGTGGCCAGGCTCTGGGTGATGGCACAAACCACAACCACCAGACGTGGAAATCTTTCCGAAACCAAAAGGTGTTTGTCCAAACTCTGCTGTGAGGTGGTCAAAATGTTGTCTGACACTGTCAGAGCAGCCACGTTAtatacaaagagaaaacagactcCAGTTCAACAGTGTTAACTGCATACCAGTAGCTGCCATTAcaacataaaggaaaacaaaccaaaagacGCTTCTGTTCAGTAGAGCCAATCCAATCGTGCTCACATGACAAGAAAAATGTACACgttatttataaataaacagtCCTGCCAGGATGGCATTGGGCTCCTCCCCTACACCAGCgtttctttcctcttgctcAGCTGCTTCTCCCTCGTTTTCCTGTGCCCAGAGagtgttctgtgtgttttcgTGCCCTTGGCTTCCTCTGAGTCCATGATGGAGCTGCACTCAGCTATGCTCTCATCAAGATCCATCTCAGTGATGCCCGACATGGCCGACTGCCTCTTCTGGGCTCTGATGTTGGGCACGGAGGGGTTGTTTTCCTCCGATTCCTCgctgagctctggcagctccttcagctctggGGCAGCACTGGCTCTCTGGAAGGGAGCAATGGCTGTTCGGATGCAGTTCACCCATTGCTGCTTGTGGAAGATATCGTTGGCCTGCAGTGTGTGGGACTGGCCTGGGGAGGGGTCTTGGAAACGAACTCGGAAGATATTTTTAGCTGAAGGTAAACATAGGAAAAAGCAGATCAGTTTTGAGCTCGCTATTCAATTTCCATTATTAGACAAGCGACCCAATCTGCCCTGTTTTGCTTCAGGGAAAGCGTTCAACGTCTCACCAacgttcccccccccccccctccaaaaatCCCCAGCACTGATACACTGAAGTCTTTTCTAATCTTAGCACCGACTGCAAGGCGCCATATAAAAGTTTACAGCTTCCAGATACAACACTGCAGAGCTCAACAGTGACAGCACCGTGGTGGATCCCATAGGGATCCATGCCCGGACGTTCCCTCTTGCCCTCAAACAAGATGGGTTGGGTTGCTTTATACCTTTATCTGAATTGCCAAATGCTCCTCGGAAGGAGCCTCCCATTTTCACATCGCCGTCCTGCAGGTCCTCCAGGATCAGCTCCTGCACAGGGATGGGCTGCCTGTACACCTGGTAGGACTGACGCTCATTGCGAGTGACCGGCCGGGTCAGAACCAGGATGTCTTGGAAGAGGAAGACGTAGAGTTTCTGAAAGGGAAAGCGTGTTTGAGTACGAGGAAAGCACTGTGTTCTATCTGCCAAGTGTTTACACACCCTCTGGAATTCAAGGCCACATTATCTCAAGTCTCACCCATGTTAACTTTCGGATGGTTTTCTATTGCAGTCACGTAGGGCTCTGACAGTGATGACATACACAGGACTAAAACCAACATAGACTTATTGCCTTATGACCCTGAAATTGGATTATAATGTGCAGATGGCGAGGGTAGAACACGTGGGTAGAAGCAATACATCTCCTGCCTATGTAAAATGcttcatagagtcacagaatggcctgggttggaagggacctcaagggtcaCAAAGCTCCAAGCCCCcagtgcaggcagggctgccaacctccacattgaataccagcccaggctgcccagggccccatccaacctggccttgaacacccccagggatcgatggggcatccacagcctctctgggcagctgttctAGCACCTCACTACTCTCCCTGTCAAGAACTTCACATCTACTGTGGCAAAAAGAGTGAATTAAACAAACCAAtcaaccagaaaagaaaaaaagaaagaaaatagaaaaagatttcATGTTTAAACTGAGGCTAAGTCAGAACAAAAGGCAGCAAACCCTTGAGTACAGCAGGTTCTTTcagggctgctgcagtgggagatAAACTCTTGGCAGTTCATCTCTAAGCCAAACAGGCTTTTGCAGGAACGCTTTTGTTTGGAAGAACTGTGGCCAGTGTTCACAATGGGGAATGTCAGAGCACCTGAAAGTAAACAGCTGGCAGGAAATCCCTTCTGATGGAGTGCTGGGGCATGGAGCAGACTTTCTACAGTAATTTTGTGCTAATTATTTTCCAGCTCCTGAAGGCCAATTGTCAAACTGTCAGCAGGAAACTTTCCCTTACACCCTGAAATGCACTCTGCCATCAggtcctttttcttctgcttttgaaaacgCAGCTAATTGCCTAAACTAAGGAGATAAGTGCCCCTGGTCATGTCATGACGGACAGTTTCAATTGTTTCTGAGGGAACGTTTTCAAAACTGATTATTAATTACCATGAACTGAAGGGACTTACATGCCCGTTTTTGTTCTTCAGCTCCCCATGGCACAGTAAAGCTTTGCTTCCTTCGATCCTCGGGTCCTTCTGCTTCTCATCCAGATACTCCAGTTTGTCAATGTAATACTGGCACTCCGACTCTCCTTTCTTTAAGTTGATGTCAGAGAGGACTCCTTGGATTATAGATatctacaaaacaaagcatttaaaatcattaaataagGACTTACGCTCAAATATCTTCCATTTAAGTGCTACTCAAACAAATCCCCATGATGGAATATATGTGGATTGGTTgctcctttgctttcagaagaggTTACAGCCACAAGTTTAAACCACTCCACAAAAACTGCGGAAGGTTTgggaaagctttcttttcctctcccaaaTGCCACGGTTGTATCAGAACCATAATCACACCATCATTGTTACTTACGGCTTCTTCCAGAATCTGAACATCAGGATGGTCTTTGGGAGTGTGTCTCAGGATCTCCTTTAGGAGCAGTGGGTATTTGACTAGCCGACTTCGAGGGATGTCCAAGAAGCTCCAAAGGTCCAACTTGCGGCTGAAAGGAGATTCGAGGCAGCGCTGCAGGAAGTCCTGCACCCTCCGGTCCTGTTTCTTCTGATCCAGAAGTGCTTTGGCTGCCAGCTGATTGCTGCAGTAACCTTTGTAGGCATGGAGTCGTGGTAACTGCAAGAGAACACAACCATGTTCAGGAGTCAAATTCTGCACAGCAATAGCAAATCACACAAACATATCCAACTCAGGGAGTTCTACTTCCCATACTGCTTCCCAGGCCTTCCATACTTGGCGCAGTAAAAAAGCTAACAGAGCACCCTGTATATGTAGCTACTCTTTTGTGAGGAGAACAGGGCGTCCTCTGCATGCAGTGCCTTTGATGTTCAGATGTTTACCCCTGTTAGCACTCATGAAATCACATCAGTTGCAAGCAGCCCAGAAGATAGAGATATTTCCAACATAAATCATTAAGTAATTGTAGTCACACTACTCTAAGTCTCCCAGATGAAACAGTGGCCCACTAGAGCTGACAGAGTCCCATTGTTTTCAGCGCAGTCAGGATTTCCTTTTCAATCTTTCACTCCAGGCCACAAAAGCCTGCAAGCTTTCCAGCTTCTAGCTTTGAATGTTCCTTAACCTCACAATCATTTTACAGCCTGGTGCCTGAGAGTTCTGTACTCACCCACTTTACAAGGATGGGCCCGATCTGCTCCACTGTTCCGTCTGGTTTTGTTGCTTCTCCTAAACTTGCCAACAAATCTGGAATTGAAACACAAAAATAGAAGTTGCCACAATGCCCCAGTTAAGTGTTCTGAtgtgagaaagcagagagagtAACTCTTAGTTGATACGTCATGTTGGCTTAGCTCTTACCTTCATGCAGAGGAATGTAAGAATCCAAGTCCCCAAAAATGTGGGTGAGTTCCTCCTCAGACATGATAGAGAGTTTCAGCATAGGATCGTGATAAGCCTGTCAAAGAAAAGTCAGTATTAAAATACACCCGGATCTTGGAAAGCCCCAAAGCTGACAATATTAATACTGGGAGGTGTAGGGAGTGCAGGACAGACCTGAAGTGGAGCAGTGACTTGGATCAGTGCAAGATGCAACTCTATATAGAGGTATCTAGGCCTACAAATGAAATGGGCTTTCTTGTCTCAACAGGAGTTCCCCTACTTGTACTTAGGACTGCAAAGCTCCATCTGATTTTGGATGAGCTCGTTGCAATCAAACCAGCATTGTTAGCACTTGCTCACTTCAGCTTTCCAGGATAGTTTTCAAAAGGTGGATGCTGGGCCTGACAAAGGTGACGTGTAATGTTTGCACGTGTAATTAAACTTCTTTATTTACAGCACGATTACTGACTGAAGGAAAAACTCACTCACCTTCCTGGCAAGCTTTAGGTCTTCAATCAGGTCCTGTTCTCCTCTGGACATTTCATATATTGCCTGTGAGGAGGGGGATAAAGCATTGAGAGCcatttttaattccagttttcctctgaaagagcCTTTCAGTTCACATCATATACACCTTGTCTTGAACAGGCAGCTTTGCCATCTGAATCACTGTATGCCACCTGGACACAACAACCTTGAGTCAATCTGCCTGCTTTCCCAGCTTGAAGAAAACTGCATTCCTTACAACTGTGTGAAAGTTCTGCCACTCACACACAAGCCAAATTAAATATTAGCACCTTTTAAATCACTGCTTCTACACAAAACGagtacaaaaaaaagaacaaaaccgAGAAAACCACAGAGG
The Coturnix japonica isolate 7356 chromosome 1, Coturnix japonica 2.1, whole genome shotgun sequence DNA segment above includes these coding regions:
- the LOC107312134 gene encoding calmodulin, striated muscle, whose translation is MAERLSEEQIAEFKEAFSLFDRDGDGCITTKELGTVMRMLGQNPTPEELQEMVGEVDADGSGTIDFPEFLSLMARKMRDSDSEEEIREAFRVFDKDGNGYISAAELRHVMTNLGEKLTDEEVDEMIKEADCNNDGQVNYEEFVRMMTEK
- the NET1 gene encoding neuroepithelial cell-transforming gene 1 protein isoform X2 — encoded protein: MVAHDELGGLLPIKRTIRVIDSQNQSFREQEEPSNKRVRPLARVTSLANLISPVRNGAVRRFGQTIQSFALRSDSKSPSCAQKSCSRSAAPTPPKRRNSVLWSEMLDVNMKESLSTKEIKRQEAIYEMSRGEQDLIEDLKLARKAYHDPMLKLSIMSEEELTHIFGDLDSYIPLHEDLLASLGEATKPDGTVEQIGPILVKWLPRLHAYKGYCSNQLAAKALLDQKKQDRRVQDFLQRCLESPFSRKLDLWSFLDIPRSRLVKYPLLLKEILRHTPKDHPDVQILEEAISIIQGVLSDINLKKGESECQYYIDKLEYLDEKQKDPRIEGSKALLCHGELKNKNGHKLYVFLFQDILVLTRPVTRNERQSYQVYRQPIPVQELILEDLQDGDVKMGGSFRGAFGNSDKAKNIFRVRFQDPSPGQSHTLQANDIFHKQQWVNCIRTAIAPFQRASAAPELKELPELSEESEENNPSVPNIRAQKRQSAMSGITEMDLDESIAECSSIMDSEEAKGTKTHRTLSGHRKTREKQLSKRKETLV
- the NET1 gene encoding neuroepithelial cell-transforming gene 1 protein isoform X1, which codes for MEAEPVAQKPPRRKRGRVSAGTSASRSPPADSSRCPLRRGSSFTFLTPGPQWDFTLKRKRREKDDDVVSLCSLDFKEPSNKRVRPLARVTSLANLISPVRNGAVRRFGQTIQSFALRSDSKSPSCAQKSCSRSAAPTPPKRRNSVLWSEMLDVNMKESLSTKEIKRQEAIYEMSRGEQDLIEDLKLARKAYHDPMLKLSIMSEEELTHIFGDLDSYIPLHEDLLASLGEATKPDGTVEQIGPILVKWLPRLHAYKGYCSNQLAAKALLDQKKQDRRVQDFLQRCLESPFSRKLDLWSFLDIPRSRLVKYPLLLKEILRHTPKDHPDVQILEEAISIIQGVLSDINLKKGESECQYYIDKLEYLDEKQKDPRIEGSKALLCHGELKNKNGHKLYVFLFQDILVLTRPVTRNERQSYQVYRQPIPVQELILEDLQDGDVKMGGSFRGAFGNSDKAKNIFRVRFQDPSPGQSHTLQANDIFHKQQWVNCIRTAIAPFQRASAAPELKELPELSEESEENNPSVPNIRAQKRQSAMSGITEMDLDESIAECSSIMDSEEAKGTKTHRTLSGHRKTREKQLSKRKETLV